A single Deltaproteobacteria bacterium DNA region contains:
- a CDS encoding extracellular solute-binding protein, protein MRKTRTVVIEILFVLFVLLFSGVAHSQEKAKSDGVTQLYAAAKKEGVVVIWGPTDAIIYQRMQEALDKQYPGIKIEHFESIPEPLVQRIIAESQAGKPAAVDIIQSGSLRALRPLIDRDMLAAVPAWEKDFGLDAVYANQRFVGAYNLTLPISYNTKMVSAKDAPKSWEELAEPKWKGRKIIIEARLVPFAVLGTEWGKSKAAELTKKILAQQPIIVQGGTTVAKALAGGQVQVAVGTYAYTIEGLKKQGAPVDWVPVSPLPVLTSAEGVLKTAAHPNAARFIAGWIGSPDGQKIRYATSGQALEVGRNAIGLVAERIKAAQPAIILETEKTFATILEIQRELGKMLGALR, encoded by the coding sequence ATGCGAAAAACCCGGACTGTAGTGATCGAAATCCTATTCGTCTTATTCGTCCTATTGTTCAGCGGCGTTGCTCATTCACAGGAGAAGGCAAAGAGCGACGGCGTCACTCAACTTTACGCCGCGGCTAAGAAGGAAGGCGTGGTGGTAATCTGGGGGCCCACCGACGCGATCATTTACCAGCGCATGCAAGAAGCGCTCGACAAACAGTATCCGGGCATCAAGATCGAGCATTTCGAAAGCATTCCCGAGCCGCTGGTGCAACGCATCATCGCCGAAAGCCAGGCCGGCAAGCCGGCGGCGGTGGATATAATACAGTCCGGTTCGCTGCGCGCGCTGCGGCCTTTGATCGATCGCGACATGCTCGCCGCGGTTCCGGCATGGGAAAAGGATTTTGGCCTCGACGCGGTCTACGCCAATCAACGTTTTGTCGGCGCCTACAATCTCACGCTGCCGATTTCCTACAACACCAAAATGGTCAGCGCCAAGGATGCGCCCAAGAGCTGGGAAGAACTCGCCGAGCCGAAATGGAAAGGCCGGAAAATAATTATCGAAGCGCGTTTGGTGCCGTTCGCCGTGCTCGGCACCGAGTGGGGCAAGTCCAAAGCCGCCGAGCTGACCAAAAAAATTCTCGCGCAGCAGCCGATCATCGTTCAGGGCGGCACCACCGTCGCCAAAGCGCTGGCCGGCGGCCAGGTGCAAGTCGCCGTCGGTACCTACGCGTATACGATTGAAGGACTGAAAAAGCAGGGCGCGCCGGTGGATTGGGTGCCGGTCTCGCCGTTGCCGGTGCTGACGTCGGCGGAAGGCGTGCTCAAAACCGCGGCGCATCCCAACGCCGCGCGCTTCATCGCCGGCTGGATCGGCTCGCCGGACGGGCAGAAGATTAGATACGCGACTTCCGGTCAGGCGTTGGAAGTCGGCAGAAACGCCATCGGACTCGTAGCGGAGAGGATCAAGGCGGCGCAGCCGGCGATTATTCTGGAAACCGAGAAAACCTTCGCGACGATTCTGGAAATTCAGCGCGAGCTCGGCAAGATGCTCGGCGCGCTGAGGTAA
- a CDS encoding alpha/beta fold hydrolase has translation MPTANFGDLTIYYESQGAGDAVLLCPPSWWPCDTWNVGVVPFLAKKFRTIIFDCRGTGHSSKPDHGYTIEQFAKDCGGLLDHLKITRCHAAGFALGGQIAQALAIQRPDLVASLTIAAAGAGAKATDGGPRVIRNTDEEEIRQHGFEKFIRGHIENTHMAFDEKFFAAHQDVVKALSDALWKRQTSPEQHRYHYEARRTWDTLGNAPKVKVPALIMCGAGDDVNRGGSTPVGTARKLAELVAGCELALVPDVKHMTFWDGDGALRSLQDFLLRHPIAK, from the coding sequence ATGCCGACGGCGAATTTTGGCGATCTGACTATTTACTACGAAAGCCAAGGTGCGGGCGATGCGGTGCTGCTCTGCCCACCGTCATGGTGGCCTTGCGACACTTGGAATGTCGGCGTGGTACCGTTTCTCGCCAAGAAATTTCGCACGATTATTTTTGACTGCCGCGGCACCGGCCATTCGAGCAAGCCGGATCATGGCTACACGATCGAGCAGTTCGCCAAGGACTGTGGTGGGCTGTTGGATCATTTAAAAATTACCCGTTGCCACGCGGCGGGTTTTGCCCTCGGTGGTCAGATTGCCCAGGCGTTGGCGATCCAGCGTCCCGACTTGGTTGCGAGTTTGACCATCGCCGCGGCTGGTGCTGGCGCCAAAGCCACTGACGGCGGGCCGCGGGTGATTCGCAACACCGACGAAGAGGAAATTCGCCAGCATGGTTTCGAGAAGTTCATCCGCGGCCACATCGAGAATACCCATATGGCGTTTGACGAAAAGTTTTTCGCCGCCCATCAAGACGTGGTCAAAGCGTTGTCCGATGCGTTGTGGAAACGGCAGACCAGTCCCGAACAACATCGCTATCACTACGAGGCGCGGCGAACTTGGGATACTTTGGGCAATGCGCCGAAAGTAAAAGTGCCGGCGTTGATCATGTGCGGCGCCGGCGACGACGTGAACCGCGGCGGCAGCACGCCTGTCGGCACGGCGCGCAAATTGGCTGAGTTGGTTGCCGGCTGCGAGCTAGCGCTGGTGCCGGATGTGAAGCATATGACGTTTTGGGATGGCGACGGGGCGTTGCGATCGTTGCAAGATTTTTTGCTGCGTCATCCGATCGCCAAGTAG
- a CDS encoding alpha/beta hydrolase, with protein sequence MAIAKLAELEFYYDVQGSGEPVLLAPASWWPSATWNVGVVPFLAKRFKTIIFDCRGTGKSSQPPNGYSVTQFAEDCIALLANLGVSRCHAVGFALGGQMMQAMAIERPDLVATLTIAASGAGVKTLAGGQRSLSPDTEREIGAIGFERYIRNYIENDTMAFNSIFYREHSEIVAALADAVWSGQSTVEMFRRHEEARLTWDTLGKAAEVKVPTLVICGADDDVARRGSTPVGTARRLAEATTGAELFLIPDTKHMTFWDGSGGLVALEEFLSRHPLRP encoded by the coding sequence ATGGCGATTGCGAAACTAGCTGAGCTGGAATTTTATTACGATGTGCAGGGAAGCGGTGAACCGGTGCTGTTGGCGCCGGCATCGTGGTGGCCATCGGCGACTTGGAATGTCGGCGTCGTGCCGTTTTTAGCTAAGCGCTTCAAGACGATTATTTTCGATTGCCGCGGTACTGGCAAAAGTAGCCAGCCGCCAAATGGCTATTCCGTGACGCAGTTTGCCGAGGATTGCATCGCCTTGCTGGCAAATCTTGGCGTGTCGCGCTGCCACGCTGTTGGTTTCGCGCTCGGCGGGCAGATGATGCAGGCCATGGCGATTGAGCGGCCTGATCTGGTGGCAACGCTGACCATCGCTGCTTCGGGAGCCGGAGTGAAAACGCTAGCCGGTGGACAAAGAAGTTTGTCGCCGGATACCGAGCGGGAAATTGGCGCCATCGGCTTCGAGCGCTACATTCGCAACTATATCGAGAACGATACGATGGCTTTTAATTCCATTTTTTATCGTGAACATTCCGAAATCGTCGCGGCATTGGCCGACGCCGTTTGGTCAGGTCAGAGTACCGTAGAAATGTTTCGCCGCCACGAAGAGGCGCGGCTTACTTGGGACACCTTGGGTAAGGCTGCTGAAGTCAAAGTGCCGACGTTGGTAATTTGCGGCGCCGATGACGATGTCGCCCGTCGCGGCAGCACGCCGGTGGGAACGGCGCGCCGTTTGGCTGAGGCGACGACTGGCGCTGAGCTGTTCTTGATTCCTGACACCAAGCATATGACGTTCTGGGACGGCAGTGGCGGGCTGGTGGCGCTGGAAGAATTTTTATCGCGCCATCCGCTTCGGCCTTAG
- a CDS encoding thiamine pyrophosphate-dependent dehydrogenase E1 component subunit alpha, whose protein sequence is MAVPTTIEWQLYTKMLTTRVFEEALVRWEHEKKHSAQTFPSKGQEAIAIGTCLALKKGDDVLPSFRTRGAMIGMGISIEEQLREFLHTPSAVGDSRDAPHHASWPERGVMPGSTMIGGHLAMAAGVALANQCDKKSNVSVAFFGDGTLGSGDLHETMHIAGAWNLPLIFVCENNGWEMATPWPKVRKQRSLIPYAEPFGFATRQVDGNDALDVYHAARWARGMALNGQPVFLDCFTFRLGLYSSHFGEVRPGIEQELAEAERRDPLTRLAEWLIANGLASASDLERLQQEEMKRIEEAFKKVAAELL, encoded by the coding sequence ATGGCTGTTCCAACTACTATCGAATGGCAACTTTACACCAAGATGCTGACCACGCGGGTCTTCGAGGAAGCGCTGGTGCGTTGGGAGCATGAGAAAAAACATTCGGCGCAGACTTTTCCCAGCAAAGGGCAGGAAGCGATCGCCATCGGTACTTGTCTGGCATTGAAAAAGGGCGACGATGTGCTGCCGTCGTTTCGCACTCGCGGCGCCATGATCGGTATGGGCATTAGCATCGAAGAACAACTGCGCGAGTTCTTACACACGCCTTCGGCTGTCGGCGACTCGCGCGATGCGCCGCATCATGCGTCGTGGCCGGAACGCGGCGTGATGCCCGGTTCGACGATGATCGGCGGCCATCTGGCGATGGCGGCGGGAGTCGCGTTGGCGAATCAATGCGACAAGAAAAGTAACGTAAGCGTCGCTTTCTTCGGCGACGGGACATTGGGTTCCGGCGATCTGCACGAAACCATGCATATCGCCGGCGCGTGGAATCTGCCGCTGATATTTGTCTGCGAGAACAACGGTTGGGAGATGGCGACGCCGTGGCCCAAGGTACGCAAGCAGCGCTCGCTGATTCCCTACGCCGAGCCATTTGGATTTGCCACGCGCCAGGTCGACGGCAACGATGCTCTGGATGTTTACCACGCGGCGCGCTGGGCGCGTGGGATGGCGTTGAATGGACAGCCGGTGTTTCTCGATTGCTTCACGTTTCGTCTCGGCCTTTACAGTTCCCACTTCGGCGAAGTGCGCCCGGGCATCGAGCAAGAATTAGCCGAGGCGGAGAGGCGCGATCCGTTGACACGCTTGGCTGAGTGGCTGATTGCAAATGGTTTAGCGTCTGCAAGCGATCTTGAAAGATTGCAGCAGGAAGAAATGAAAAGGATCGAGGAAGCGTTCAAGAAAGTCGCGGCCGAATTATTGTAG
- a CDS encoding ABC transporter ATP-binding protein has translation MIRVESLQKSFAGAKGEVRALRGVSFEIDKGQLFTLLGPSGCGKTTTLRCIAGLEQPLAGEISIHDRLVFSSFSRVFIAPEQRRIGMVFQSYAIWPHMTVAQNVAYPLPSALSRNEIAQRVDKILARLGLGELGDRLAPNLSGGQQQRVALARALVAEPQVLLLDEPLSNLDAKLREQMSFELKTLHESLNITTVYVTHDQEEALALSDRIGLMHEGALLEVGAPLELYTRPAHRITADFLGSANFIPAQVERSGNVAWDEMLLSTALGKFVSLRSPEWQPGMAASLFFRPENVELLTGSEALARETNHGSALVERATFLGNSADVMLRCGEILLRVRAHPARVPRTGEQVSFSVAPDSCIVFPA, from the coding sequence ATGATTCGCGTCGAAAGTTTACAAAAGAGTTTCGCCGGCGCCAAGGGCGAAGTGCGCGCCTTGCGCGGCGTGTCGTTTGAAATTGACAAGGGGCAGTTGTTCACTCTGCTCGGGCCGAGCGGCTGCGGCAAGACCACGACGCTGCGCTGTATCGCCGGGTTGGAGCAGCCCTTGGCCGGCGAAATTTCAATTCATGATCGTCTGGTGTTCAGTTCGTTCAGCAGAGTCTTCATCGCGCCGGAACAGCGCCGCATCGGCATGGTGTTTCAGTCCTACGCAATCTGGCCGCATATGACCGTGGCGCAGAACGTCGCCTATCCGCTGCCCAGTGCTCTAAGCCGCAATGAAATAGCTCAGCGCGTGGATAAAATCCTTGCGCGTCTCGGGCTCGGCGAATTGGGCGATCGCTTGGCGCCGAATCTGAGCGGCGGGCAACAACAACGAGTCGCGCTGGCGCGGGCCTTGGTCGCAGAACCGCAAGTGCTGTTGCTTGACGAGCCGCTCAGCAATCTCGACGCCAAACTGCGCGAGCAGATGAGCTTCGAGCTTAAAACGCTGCATGAGTCGCTCAACATCACGACGGTCTACGTCACCCACGATCAAGAGGAAGCGTTGGCGCTGTCGGATCGCATCGGATTGATGCATGAGGGCGCGCTGCTCGAAGTCGGCGCGCCGCTAGAATTATACACCCGGCCGGCGCACCGGATCACCGCGGATTTTCTCGGCAGCGCGAATTTCATTCCCGCTCAAGTCGAGCGGTCGGGTAATGTTGCTTGGGATGAAATGTTGTTGAGTACAGCGCTCGGTAAATTTGTCTCGCTGCGCAGTCCGGAATGGCAGCCGGGCATGGCCGCGTCATTATTCTTTCGCCCGGAGAACGTCGAATTGTTGACCGGGAGTGAAGCTCTAGCGCGTGAAACTAATCACGGTTCGGCGCTGGTCGAGCGCGCGACGTTTCTCGGTAACTCCGCGGATGTGATGCTGCGCTGCGGTGAGATTCTCTTGCGCGTCCGGGCTCATCCCGCGCGGGTGCCGCGTACGGGCGAGCAAGTGAGTTTTTCCGTGGCGCCGGATTCGTGCATCGTGTTTCCGGCGTGA
- a CDS encoding iron ABC transporter permease has translation MSVSSSTVANDIQLKHRSLARRFSIQSLILGLTLAVVSYLVLVPLFMLLYASVKSTEDKLPFESTVTSLANYALVFTSPSMAAIFFDTLLFTAGSLAVGLPVAILLAWLLERTAIRGRAWIANAILVPMTIPSLLSAIAWIQLLDPRTGLVNVVLRNVFAASSDSGPFDIYSLYGMCFVQGLRLVPSAYLMIAASFRAMDPSLEEQSAMAGRSIAQTTFKITLPIMRPALLAALIYFIIVVIESFDIPGLLGFTARIRVLSTAIYWATHSEVGLPDYGLASALGTIILAAALLLIWIYQRLTAHQERFATITGKGYRPRQVSLGAWSGAATAFCLCYIFVAVLLPFVMLLWTSVQPFYAVPSAESLSRVSFDGYLNIWRDRSVVRAMWNTTVLALVTSVATIFLAVLVSWFVVRRQRTGNGLANYLATVSFLPQCVPSIVIGLAFIFVYVRFPIPIYGTLWIIALALTTRYLAYGSRATTAALMQVHGELEEASQMSGAPWTKTLRRITMPLLAPALINVFLWVAVHAMQELSMAIMLYNPDTVVVSTMIWSMWQNGRTSDAAVLGVVLILLSALLLLGAQAFSFFRGRSQLQP, from the coding sequence ATGAGCGTATCGTCATCCACCGTCGCCAACGACATTCAGCTCAAACATCGCTCATTGGCGCGACGCTTTTCCATTCAATCCCTGATTCTCGGCTTAACCCTCGCCGTCGTCTCTTATCTCGTTCTCGTTCCGCTGTTCATGTTGCTCTACGCTAGCGTCAAGAGCACCGAAGATAAGTTGCCCTTCGAATCCACCGTCACGTCGCTCGCCAATTATGCGTTGGTTTTTACCAGTCCATCGATGGCGGCGATTTTTTTCGACACGCTTCTTTTTACCGCAGGTTCTCTAGCCGTCGGTCTTCCAGTGGCAATTCTTTTGGCTTGGTTATTGGAACGGACGGCTATCCGTGGGCGCGCGTGGATTGCCAACGCGATCCTGGTGCCGATGACGATTCCGTCGTTGCTTTCGGCCATCGCCTGGATTCAGTTGCTCGATCCGCGCACCGGTCTGGTCAATGTCGTGTTGCGAAATGTTTTCGCGGCTTCGAGCGACAGCGGACCGTTCGATATCTATTCGCTCTACGGCATGTGCTTCGTCCAAGGTCTGCGTCTGGTACCTTCAGCTTATTTAATGATCGCGGCGTCGTTTCGCGCCATGGACCCGTCGCTGGAAGAGCAGAGCGCGATGGCCGGTCGGAGTATCGCGCAAACGACATTTAAAATCACCTTGCCGATCATGCGTCCGGCGCTCTTGGCGGCGTTGATTTACTTTATCATCGTCGTGATCGAGTCCTTCGACATTCCCGGTTTGCTCGGTTTCACCGCGCGCATTCGCGTGCTCAGCACGGCGATCTATTGGGCGACGCACTCGGAAGTGGGACTGCCCGATTACGGGCTGGCTTCGGCTTTGGGAACGATTATCTTAGCCGCGGCGTTGCTGTTGATTTGGATTTACCAGCGGCTGACCGCGCATCAAGAGCGCTTCGCGACCATCACCGGCAAAGGCTATCGGCCGCGCCAAGTCAGCTTAGGCGCTTGGAGCGGAGCGGCGACGGCGTTTTGCCTGTGCTACATTTTCGTTGCCGTGCTGCTGCCATTCGTGATGTTGCTCTGGACCAGCGTGCAACCGTTTTACGCGGTGCCTTCGGCGGAATCGCTCTCGCGCGTGAGCTTCGATGGCTATTTAAATATTTGGCGCGATCGCAGCGTGGTGCGCGCCATGTGGAATACCACCGTGCTGGCGCTGGTGACGTCGGTGGCGACGATTTTTCTCGCCGTTCTAGTCAGCTGGTTTGTCGTGCGGCGCCAACGGACGGGCAATGGGCTGGCGAATTATCTCGCCACCGTGTCGTTTCTGCCCCAGTGCGTGCCGAGCATCGTCATCGGCCTGGCCTTCATCTTCGTCTATGTACGCTTCCCGATTCCCATCTACGGCACGCTCTGGATCATCGCCTTGGCGCTGACGACGAGATATCTCGCCTACGGTTCGCGGGCGACGACCGCCGCGCTGATGCAGGTGCACGGCGAATTGGAAGAAGCCTCGCAAATGTCCGGCGCGCCATGGACCAAGACGCTGCGCCGGATTACCATGCCGCTGTTGGCACCGGCGCTGATCAATGTCTTTCTCTGGGTGGCGGTGCACGCGATGCAGGAGCTTTCGATGGCGATCATGCTTTACAATCCCGACACTGTCGTCGTTTCGACCATGATCTGGAGCATGTGGCAAAATGGCCGCACGTCGGACGCGGCGGTGTTGGGCGTGGTTTTGATTTTGCTCTCCGCCTTGCTGCTGCTTGGCGCCCAAGCGTTTTCTTTTTTTCGCGGCCGATCGCAACTGCAACCATGA